CGCCGCGAGGGGCGCTCGACCGCCCGCGGCGTACAGGCCGGCCGCCCCGGCGAGGAACGTCGCGCCGCCGGCCAGCAGCGCCGGGCGGTGGCCCGCGCGGTCCACCCACCGGCCCACGAAGGGCGAGACGATGCTGCCCAGCCCCGCGACGGACAGCATCATGACGCCGGTCGCGCCCGCGCTCAGACGGCGCGCGGTCTCGAAGTACGTGGGCATCCCGAAGAAGATGGAGTAGAACGCCACGTTCGACATCATCCACGCGAGGTACACCTTCGTCCGGGACGGATCGCGGCCGAAGACGCGCACATCGATGAAGGGCTCGGCGCCCGCGGAAGCGAGGCGCGTCTCGAAGCGAACGAACGCGAAGCCCAGGACGACGGCGCCCGCCAGGGCCCACCACGCCGGACCCCGGCCGTCCAGCGAGAGCAGGAACGCGAGCGCGCCGACCACCGTTCCCGAGAAGAGCGCCACGCCGGCAAGATCCAGGCGCCCGGCCGCCGCGGCGGAGGGTGTGTCCGCGGGCAGCGCGCGCCAGGCGAGGATCGTCGACACGGCGATCAACGGGAAATTGACGACGAAGATCGCCGGCCAGCCGCCGAGGTGGACGAGGAATCCGCCGAGAGAAGGGCCGAGGGCTGCGGAGGTGGACGAGAACACGGCGAGGATGCCCAGGGCCTGCGCCTGGCCGGTTCTGAACGTGTCCCGGATCATCCCCATGCCCGCCGGGTACAGCGTGGAGGTGCCCACCGCCTGCACGGCGCGGAAGGCCACCAGCGCGGCGAGGCTCGGCGACCACGGCGCCAGGGCCGATGCGACCGCCACGAGGGCGAGGCCGGCGAAGAAGAGGCGCCTCCGGCCGAAGAGATCGCTCACTCGTCCCATCACGGGTTGCGCGATGGCGCTGGCGAGGTAGTACGTGGCGATGAGCCACGTCAGCCGGGCGAAGGGCACGCCGAAATCGGCCCCGATGTGCGGCAGGGCCACGGCGATCATGGACGAGTTGATCGGGTTCAACAGGACACCGAAAGCGACCGCGGCGAGGAGGCGTCCCGGTCGCGCTCGATCGTGGGCCGGTTCAGGCTGTGTCAATTCTTGGGCTCCGTCTCCGCCGGTGCGTCTGGTCCTACGATACCCCAGCGGCACGATGCCGGGACCTGTCCAGCCCGGTGCTCGATGCTGTCTGTCCACAGGGGCCGTCATTTCTGGTAAACG
This window of the Clostridia bacterium genome carries:
- a CDS encoding MFS transporter gives rise to the protein MTQPEPAHDRARPGRLLAAVAFGVLLNPINSSMIAVALPHIGADFGVPFARLTWLIATYYLASAIAQPVMGRVSDLFGRRRLFFAGLALVAVASALAPWSPSLAALVAFRAVQAVGTSTLYPAGMGMIRDTFRTGQAQALGILAVFSSTSAALGPSLGGFLVHLGGWPAIFVVNFPLIAVSTILAWRALPADTPSAAAAGRLDLAGVALFSGTVVGALAFLLSLDGRGPAWWALAGAVVLGFAFVRFETRLASAGAEPFIDVRVFGRDPSRTKVYLAWMMSNVAFYSIFFGMPTYFETARRLSAGATGVMMLSVAGLGSIVSPFVGRWVDRAGHRPALLAGGATFLAGAAGLYAAGGRAPLAALFAVLSLLGVSNGIHNLALQAALFRFVPREDTGAASGIFMMARYTGTILSSSLLGIVFARGVGPAGLHQLSIALLALGVPMLALMLRIPAGAGTGTRPAR